In a single window of the Scophthalmus maximus strain ysfricsl-2021 chromosome 18, ASM2237912v1, whole genome shotgun sequence genome:
- the LOC118289878 gene encoding gap junction Cx32.2 protein, producing the protein MGDWSYLSSLIDKVQSHSTVVGKIWMSVLFLFRIFVLGAAADKVWGDEVSEFYCDSLEPGCEHACYNWMFPISYIHYWVLQITFVSTPTLVYVGHAIHIIHNEKRKMAQLQDFSNGGAVKKPRYTDDKGKVKIKGILFCTYITQLVLKILLEVGFTVGQFYIYGPIFMVSFFHCTMTPPCARFTGAQCYISRPTEKTIFIIFMLVVSGVSVLLNIIEIIYLVCNKRRDSRKQFLAQKLLPGFQQHPNNPGWESRSRQYGGIPLLPPPAQGLTDVCNDDQHVDSVSKEKDN; encoded by the coding sequence ATGGGGGACTGGTCTTACTTGTCCTCACTGATAGACAAGGTCCAGTCTCACTCCACCGTGGTGGGGAAGATCTGGATGAGTGTCCTCTTCCTGTTCAGGATCTTCGTTCTGGGCGCTGCCGCGGACAAAGTCTGGGGGGACGAAGTGTCCGAGTTCTACTGTGACTCCCTGGAGCCAGGATGCGAGCACGCCTGCTACAACTGGATGTTCCCGATATCCTACATTCACTACTGGGTCCTGCAGATCACCTTCGTGTCAACACCCACGTTGGTCTACGTGGGCCATGCCATCCACATCATCCAcaatgagaagaggaagatggcACAGCTGCAGGACTTCTCTAATGGAGGTGCAGTGAAGAAACCAAGGTATACAGATGACAAAGGGAAAGTGAAGATAAAAGGAATCCTCTTCTGTACCTACATAACCCAACTGGTGCTCAAGATCCTCTTAGAGGTGGGATTCACTGTGGGCCAGTTCTACATCTATGGCCCCATATTCATGGTCTCCTTTTTCCACTGCACTATGACTCCACCTTGTGCCCGCTTTACTGGCGCCCAGTGTTACATTTCTCGTCCCACAGAGAAGAcgatcttcatcatcttcatgctCGTGGTCTCAGGCGTCTCGGTGCTTCTGAACATCATCGAGATCATCTACCTAGTCTGCAACAAGAGGAGGGACAGCAGGAAACAGTTTCTAGCTCAGAAGCTTTTGCCCGGTTTTCAGCAGCACCCCAACAACCCAGGCTGGGAGAGCAGGAGCAGACAGTACGGAGGCATCCCACTGTTGCCTCCGCCTGCTCAGGGTCTGACAGACGTCTGCAATGACGATCAACACGTCGACTCCGTCAGCAAGGAAAAGGACAACTGA
- the LOC118289879 gene encoding gap junction Cx32.2 protein-like, translating into MGEWSILSDLLDKVQSHSTVVGKVWRSVLFLFRIFILAAGVDKIWGDEQGNMDCNTKSPGCKNACYDQSFPLSHTRFWVLQILIVSTPTLIYLGHVLLVIRRENKLRRRLGQKFGKNGMIKTPKYSDENGKVELKGALLVSYIIQLLVKILLEVGFIVGQYYLYGFIFMPAKISFPHYPCPAPVDCFISRPTEKTIFIVFMLSIAVLSVILNIVEVFHLIISKMKGRKRRSSGSFSAEVQSLNKSDLSDRVTFC; encoded by the coding sequence ATGGGGGAATGGTCAATCCTGTCTGATTTGTTGGACAAGGTACAGTCCCACTCCACGGTGGTGGGGAAGGTTTGGAGGAgcgttctcttcctcttcaggaTCTTTATCCTGGCTGCTGGCGTGGATAAGATATGGGGAGATGAACAAGGAAACATGGACTGCAACACCAAGAGCCCTGGCTGCAAAAACGCCTGCTACGATCAGTCCTTCCCTTTGTCTCACACACGCTTCTGGGTCCTCCAGATCCTCATTGTCTCCACACCGACACTCATCTACTTGGGCCACGTCCTGCTGGTGATTCGCAGGGAAAACAAGCTGAGGAGACGCCTGGGGCAGAAATTTGGTAAGAATGGGATGATCAAAACTCCAAAGTATTCGGATGAAAATGGCAAAGTGGAGCTCAAGGGCGCCCTGCTGGTCAGTTACATAATTCAGCTGCTGGTCAAGATCCTGCTTGAAGTGGGATTCATCGTTGGCCAGTACTACCTCTATGGCTTCATATTCATGCCTGCTAAGATTTCATTTCCGCACTACCCCTGTCCAGCACCGGTGGACTGCTTCATAAGTCGTCCCACAGAGAAAACCATCTTCATTGTCTTCATGTTGTCGATTGCTGTCCTCTCTGTGATCCTCAACATTGTGGAGGTGTTTCACCTGATCATCTCAAAGATGAAAGGGAGGAAAAGACGGAGCAGCGGCTCTTTTTCTGCGGAGGTGCAAAGCCTCAACAAATCAGACCTCAGTGACAGAGTGACTTTCTGCTGA